A genome region from Brassica oleracea var. oleracea cultivar TO1000 chromosome C2, BOL, whole genome shotgun sequence includes the following:
- the LOC106327225 gene encoding KH domain-containing protein At4g18375-like, translating to MERSRSKRNYHYDQDYDGDSIARSKPRFNNNYGGGGGNNRYRGGGGGGVNGRPSKSHPETMATTTYRVLCHDAKAGGVIGKSGSIIKSIRQHTGAWINVHELVPGDAERIIEISDNRRRDPDGRMPSFSPAQEALFSVHDRILESEPQFGAEDEEDYGGVRAGGGRVVTRLVVSKLHVGCLLGKGGKIIEQMRIETKTHIRILPRETNLPRCVSLSEEIVQIVGEAAAVRNALAIVSSRLRESQHRDRSHLQGRVHSPERPFSPADDYIPQQRRQSSDRFHFRNNSFSSRQSNYAEEAPVGENVQPFYAEELVFRILCPVDKIVKVVGESEGIVDLLQNEIGVDVRVSEPVTGSDEQIIIISSEEAPDDQLFPAQEALLHIQTRIVDLVPDEDNIITTRLIVSSRDSVSLEGKAGSVSEISRVTGASVKILPREEMPRCVSINDVVVQITGEIRAARDALVELTLRLRSHMYREFSQKETPPASTSTTGPLEGVAGVIEVASSNNTTQPREGLSIAPQYKESGGPVAKVGESEQRDEVPNTASRMSVPLVTRSTLEVVLPDQVIPKLVTKSRNKLAQISEWSGASVTLVEDRPGETQNVIRISGTPEQAERAQSLLQGFILSIQDDGP from the exons ATGGAGAGATCTAGATCGAAGAGGAACTATCACTACGACCAAGACTACGACGGAGACTCCATCGCAAGGTCCAAACCTCGCTTCAACAATAACTATGGCGGCGGAGGAGGTAATAACAGATACCGCGGCGGCGGCGGAGGAGGAGTAAACGGCCGTCCATCAAAGTCCCACCCCGAAACCATGGCGACAACGACCTACCGCGTCCTCTGCCACGACGCTAAGGCGGGAGGCGTCATCGGCAAATCAGGATCCATCATCAAGTCCATTCGACAGCACACCGGAGCCTGGATCAACGTCCACGAGCTAGTTCCCGGAGACGCCGAGCGCATCATCGAGATTTCCGACAACCGCCGCCGCGATCCTGACGGGAGGATGCCTTCGTTCTCCCCCGCTCAGGAGGCTCTGTTCAGCGTCCACGACAGGATTCTGGAGAGCGAGCCTCAGTTTGGGGCGGAAGATGAGGAGGATTACGGTGGAGTGAGAGCCGGAGGAGGGAGGGTTGTGACGAGGCTTGTGGTTTCGAAGCTTCATGTGGGTTGCTTGTTGGGTAAAGGCGGGAAGATCATCGAGCAGATGAGGATTGAGACCAAGACTCATATTAGGATTTTGCCCAGAGAGACTAACTTGCCTCGTTGTGTTTCCTTGTCTGAAGAGATTGTTCAG ATTGTAGGTGAAGCAGCTGCAGTGAGAAACGCTTTAGCTATTGTATCGTCGCGTCTAAGAGAGAGTCAGCATCGTGATCGCAGTCATTTACAGGGGCGTGTACATTCACCGGAACGGCCTTTTTCACCTGCTGATGATTACATCCCACAGCAGAGAAGACAATCGTCAGATAGGTTTCACTTTAGGAATAACAGTTTCAGCTCTCGCCAGTCCAACTATGCAGAAGAAGCTCCAGTTGGTGAGAATGTGCAGCCTTTCTACGCTGAAGAGCTTGTGTTCCGGATTCTATGTCCTGTTGACAAGATTGTTAAGGTTGTTGGGGAATCAGAAGGTATAGTAGATTTGCTTCAGAACGAGATTGGCGTAGACGTGAGGGTATCTGAACCTGTTACTGGATCTGATGAACAGATAATTATCATTTCTTCAGAAGAG GCACCTGATGATCAGCTTTTCCCTGCTCAAGAAGCCTTGTTGCACATTCAGACTCGGATCGTAGACCTTGTTCCTGATGAAGATAACATTATAACAACGAGATTGATTGTCTCATCTAGAGACTCAGTATCTTTGGAAGGGAAAGCAGGATCAGTATCTGAGATATCACGAGTAACTGGAGCTAGCGTTAAGATCCTACCAAGGGAAGAAATGCCTCGATGTGTTTCCATCAATGATGTTGTTGTACAG ATAACTGGGGAGATCAGAGCAGCTAGGGATGCACTTGTTGAATTAACGTTACGACTCAGGAGTCATATGTACAGGGAGTTCTCTCAGAAGGAGACACCACCAGCTTCAACATCCACAACTGGCCCTCTTGAAGGTGTTGCAGGAGTAATAGAGGTTGCTTCATCAAATAACACAACTCAACCCCGTGAAGGACTCTCAATAGCGCCACAATATAAG GAAAGTGGTGGACCAGTTGCAAAGGTGGGTGAAAGTGAACAGCGGGATGAGGTTCCTAACACGGCAAGCAG AATGTCGGTGCCACTAGTTACTAGGAGCACTCTTGAAGTTGTCTTACCAGACCAGGTTATTCCTAAGCTAGTTACGAAATCAAGAAACAAGCTTGCACAAATCAGTGAG TGGTCTGGAGCTAGTGTAACATTAGTTGAAGACCGACCGGGAGAAACACAGAATGTCATTAGAATTTCGGGTACGCCAGAGCAGGCAGAGAGAGCACAGAGCTTGCTTCAAGGCTTCATCTTGAGCA TACAAGATGATGGACCGTGA
- the LOC106325709 gene encoding sulfate transporter 1.1 has product MAKTNPPDGGGSDANENTSVRHRVARPPKEGLLKEFKSVVQETFFYDAPLRDFKDQTASKKVLLGIQAVFPIIGWAREYNLRKLRGDVISGLTIASLCIPQDIGYAKLANLDPKYGLYSSFVPPLVYAGMGSSRDIAIGPVAVVSLLLGTLCQAVIDPNEHPEEYLRLAFTATFFAGVFEAALGFLRLGFLIDFLSHAAVVGFMGGAAITIALQQLKGFLGIKKFTKKTDIVSVMHSVFGAARHGWNWQTIVIGASFLTFLLVAKYIGKKNKKLFWVPAVAPLISVVVSTFFVFITRADKQGVQIVRHIDQGINPISVGKLYFSGKYFTEGIRIGGVAGMVALTEAVAIARTFAAMKDYQIDGNKEMIALGTMNVVGSLTSCYIATGSFSRSAVNYMAGCHTAVSNIVMAIVVALTLVFITPLFKYTPNAILAAIIISAVLGLIDIDAAILIWKIDKLDFAACMGAFFGVVFISVEIGLLISVVISFAKILLQVTRPRTAVLGKLPRTNVYRNTLQYPDAAKIPGILIIRVDSAIYFSNSNYVRERILRWLREEEEKAKAADMPAIKFLIIEMSPVTDIDTSGIHSIEELHKSLEKRQMQLILANPGPVVTEKLHASKFADEIGEDNIFLSVGDAVAICSPKLAEQQA; this is encoded by the exons ATGGCCAAGACTAATCCGCCGGACGGAGGAGGGTCCGATGCAAATGAAAATACATCCGTTCGTCACAGAGTGGCACGTCCTCCGAAGGAGGGTTTGCTAAAGGAGTTCAAGTCGGTGGTTCAAGAAACGTTCTTCTACGATGCGCCTCTGAGGGATTTTAAGGACCAAACAGCATCTAAGAAGGTGTTGCTCGGGATCCAAGCTGTCTTCCCTATCATTGGATGGGCTAGAGAGTACAATCTTCGAAAACTTAGAGGAGATGTCATTTCTGGTCTCACCATTGCTAGTCTTTGTATCCCTCAG GATATTGGATATGCAAAGCTCGCGAATTTGGATCCAAAATATGGACTTT ATTCAAGCTTCGTGCCACCACTGGTGTATGCGGGCATGGGGAGTTCTAGAGATATTGCGATCGGACCAGTGGCGGTGGTGTCTCTTCTTCTTGGCACTCTGTGCCAGGCCGTGATCGACCCGAATGAGCATCCCGAGGAATATCTCCGCCTTGCCTTCACCGCCACTTTCTTTGCTGGCGTTTTCGAAGCTGCCCTTGGTTTTCTCCGGTTGGGATTCCTGATAGACTTTCTATCACATGCGGCTGTGGTTGGGTTCATGGGAGGAGCAGCCATTACAATTGCTCTCCAACAACTTAAGGGCTTTCTTGGCATCAAGAAGTTCACCAAGAAAACTGATATTGTTTCCGTCATGCACTCGGTATTCGGGGCTGCTCGTCACGGG TGGAATTGGCAGACTATTGTCATTGGTGCCAGTTTCTTGACCTTCCTTCTTGTGGCCAAATACATT GGGAAGAAGAACAAAAAACTCTTTTGGGTTCCGGCAGTTGCTCCTCTTATTTCCGTCGTTGTCTCCACTTTCTTTGTCTTTATAACTCGTGCGGACAAACAAGGAGTCCAAATT GTGAGGCATATAGATCAAGGAATCAATCCGATTTCAGTTGGTAAGCTTTACTTTTCCGGAAAATATTTTACCGAAGGAATCCGAATTGGGGGCGTTGCTGGTATGGTAGCCCTAACT GAAGCTGTAGCCATTGCAAGAACGTTTGCCGCAATGAAAGACTATCAAATCGATGGAAACAAAGAGATGATCGCATTGGGTACTATGAACGTTGTTGGTTCACTCACTTCTTGTTACATTGCCACTG GTTCATTCTCGCGATCTGCCGTGAACTACATGGCGGGATGCCACACAGCTGTTTCAAACATAGTGATGGCCATAGTGGTAGCTCTAACATTAGTGTTCATCACACCGCTCTTCAAGTACACGCCAAACGCCATCCTCGCAGCAATCATTATATCAGCCGTCCTTGGTCTTATTGACATTGACGCAGCAATTCTCATATGGAAGATCGATAAACTCGACTTCGCGGCTTGCATGGGAGCTTTCTTTGGAGTTGTTTTCATTTCAGTCGAAATCGGTCTCTTGATTTCC GTGGTGATATCGTTTGCGAAGATTCTGCTGCAAGTGACGAGACCAAGAACAGCGGTTCTAGGGAAGCTTCCAAGGACGAATGTGTATCGGAACACTCTACAGTATCCAGATGCTGCCAAAATTCCCGGAATCTTGATCATTCGCGTTGATTCTGCCATCTACTTTTCCAACTCCAACTATGTCCGAGAAAG GATTCTAAGATGGTTGCGAGAAGAAGAAGAAAAAGCTAAAGCAGCAGACATGCCGGCAATCAAGTTTCTAATTATTGAGATGTCAC CGGTTACAGATATTGATACCAGTGGTATCCACTCCATTGAAGAACTTCACAAGAGTCTCGAGAAGAGACAAATGCAG TTGATACTTGCAAATCCCGGACCAGTGGTGACTGAGAAGCTTCATGCTTCTAAGTTTGCTGATGAGATTGGGGAGGATAACATCTTCCTTAGCGTTGGCGACGCGGTAGCAATTTGTTCTCCTAAATTGGCTGAGCAACAAGCATAA